The candidate division WOR-3 bacterium genome has a window encoding:
- a CDS encoding aspartate carbamoyltransferase catalytic subunit, whose amino-acid sequence MAGLKHLLGIAELTREEIQAILEQARRFREVLDRPIPIVPVLRGKAIVNLFFEPSTRTITSFNLAASRLSAQCLNFAVGASAVKKGESILDTVANIEAMRVDGIVVRHSVAGVPHFLARRVSCFVVNAGDGCHEHPTQALLDAFTLLEHFGTLEGKRVLIVGDIAHSRVARSNILLLNKLGAQVAVCGPPTLLPAGIEELGCEVFYHLDRILSEVDVVNMLRLQTERMTANFIPSLREYRQFYGLTRERLAKLNPETVIIHPGPVNWGVEMDYDVRELPQTLIMNQVKNGVAVRMAVFYLLARKRGILSEEAK is encoded by the coding sequence ATGGCAGGACTCAAACATCTGCTCGGGATTGCCGAACTGACGCGGGAAGAAATTCAGGCGATTCTCGAACAGGCGCGGCGGTTTCGCGAGGTGCTGGACCGACCGATTCCGATTGTGCCGGTGCTGCGGGGTAAGGCGATTGTCAACCTGTTCTTTGAACCATCAACCCGCACGATAACCTCTTTTAACCTGGCGGCAAGCCGGCTCTCGGCACAGTGCCTCAACTTTGCGGTTGGTGCTTCAGCGGTCAAGAAGGGGGAAAGTATTCTTGATACGGTCGCCAATATTGAAGCGATGCGGGTCGATGGGATTGTTGTCCGGCACAGTGTTGCCGGCGTGCCCCATTTCCTGGCGCGACGCGTCTCCTGTTTTGTGGTCAATGCCGGTGATGGGTGCCACGAGCATCCGACCCAGGCACTGCTCGATGCGTTTACACTCCTGGAGCATTTTGGAACACTGGAAGGCAAGCGGGTGTTGATTGTCGGCGATATCGCCCATTCCCGGGTGGCAAGGTCCAACATCCTGCTTTTGAACAAGTTGGGTGCGCAGGTTGCGGTCTGTGGACCACCAACCCTTCTGCCCGCGGGTATTGAGGAACTGGGTTGCGAGGTTTTCTATCATCTGGACCGGATTTTGTCCGAGGTGGATGTTGTCAATATGCTACGGCTGCAGACGGAACGGATGACGGCAAACTTTATCCCCAGTCTGCGTGAGTATCGCCAGTTTTACGGTTTAACCCGGGAGCGGCTGGCGAAGTTGAATCCGGAGACGGTTATCATTCATCCCGGACCGGTAAACTGGGGTGTTGAGATGGACTACGATGTGCGGGAACTGCCCCAGACATTGATTATGAATCAGGTGAAGAACGGTGTTGCGGTGCGGATGGCGGTTTTTTATCTGCTCGCCCGGAAGCGGGGCATTTTGAGTGAGGAGGCAAAATGA
- the pyrR gene encoding bifunctional pyr operon transcriptional regulator/uracil phosphoribosyltransferase PyrR — MKRRLLSAAEIGALVRNLTAAVARSNKDQGDLLLVGIQRRGVPLAQRIAVGLGNVPVGSIDITLYRDDLQLVAETPIVRGSNIEFDINDKTVVLVDDVIFTGRTVRAALTELLDFGRPRAVQLLVLIDRGHRELPIQPDFVGRKIETRRDDIVDIYLKEVDGHDEVVLIRKE; from the coding sequence ATGAAGCGGCGGCTCCTTTCCGCGGCAGAGATTGGTGCGCTGGTGCGCAACCTGACCGCCGCGGTGGCGCGGAGCAATAAGGACCAGGGGGATTTGCTGCTGGTTGGTATTCAGCGCCGCGGGGTACCGCTGGCACAGCGCATTGCGGTTGGTTTGGGCAATGTCCCGGTGGGTTCGATCGACATCACCCTTTACCGCGACGATTTGCAGCTGGTGGCAGAGACACCGATTGTGCGCGGCTCAAACATCGAGTTCGATATCAATGATAAAACGGTTGTTCTCGTGGACGATGTGATTTTTACCGGGCGCACGGTACGGGCAGCGCTGACCGAGTTACTTGATTTTGGCCGGCCCCGGGCGGTGCAACTTCTGGTGTTGATTGACCGGGGTCATCGCGAACTGCCGATTCAGCCTGACTTTGTTGGGCGGAAGATTGAAACCCGGCGTGATGATATTGTTGATATTTACCTGAAAGAGGTTGACGGGCATGATGAGGTGGTATTAATCCGGAAGGAGTAA
- a CDS encoding DUF3098 domain-containing protein, producing MKRKSEKSQKAKVAPAVKTPPAPELKLTKKNYALLGAGLVTIVVGFITLAQGSITLAPILLVLGYCVLVPLALLLK from the coding sequence ATGAAACGGAAAAGTGAGAAGAGTCAAAAGGCGAAGGTGGCACCAGCGGTCAAAACGCCGCCGGCACCGGAGTTGAAGTTGACGAAAAAGAACTATGCGCTGTTGGGTGCCGGCCTGGTAACGATTGTCGTGGGCTTTATCACCCTGGCACAGGGTTCGATTACGCTGGCGCCGATTCTATTGGTTTTAGGCTACTGTGTACTCGTGCCGCTGGCACTGCTTTTAAAATGA